The proteins below come from a single Vanacampus margaritifer isolate UIUO_Vmar chromosome 10, RoL_Vmar_1.0, whole genome shotgun sequence genomic window:
- the fgfrl1a gene encoding fibroblast growth factor receptor-like 1a isoform X2, with protein MTSMFFHLLLLESILMCSAARGPPRVSERVSHRQSVRLGRTIKLPCPVEGDPPPLIMWTKGGRNIHSGWTRFRVLQHALRIKEVEADDGGAYICKATNGFGSVSVNYTLIIIDDSRAGSANSEHVPELAGKLVRPRFTQPAKMRKRVIARPVGSSVRLKCAASGNPRPDIVWLKDGRPLAHGDEENGGAEEDRKKKWTLSLKSLTPEHSGKYTCHVSNRAGHINATYKVEVIQRTNSKPILTGTHPVNTTVDYGGSTSFQCKVRSDVKPVIQWLKRVEAGDESKFNSTLEVGDHRYVVLPTGDVWSRPDGSYLNKLLITRAKKEDAGMYICLGANTMGYSFRSAYLTVLPDVKPQNNLVLTAASPSLPWPVIIGIPAGVAFVLGTALLWFCKSKRTCPSSSSSSSSSSQTSSALPVPQRLPVAGRERACPGADKEGLSYEDYAVQNQNQNQNQPLTSSKLYPKIYTQDIHTHTHSHVDGKVHQHQHIHYQCWQQRDKGQP; from the exons GTCCCCCCAGGGTGTCGGAGCGCGTGTCCCACCGGCAAAGCGTGCGCCTGGGCCGCACGATCAAACTGCCGTGCCCCGTGGAGGGCGACCCGCCGCCGCTCATTATGTGGACCAAGGGCGGCCGCAACATCCACAGCGGCTGGACGCGCTTCCGGGTGCTGCAGCACGCTCTACGCATCAAGGAGGTGGAGGCGGATGACGGCGGCGCGTACATCTGCAAGGCCACCAACGGATTCGGCAGCGTCAGCGTCAACTACACGCTCATCATCATCG ATGATTCCCGAGCCGGATCTGCCAACTCGGAGCACGTTCCGGAGCTGGCCGGGAAGCTGG TGCGTCCTCGCTTCACTCAGCCAGCCAAGATGAGGAAGCGCGTCATCGCCCGGCCGGTGGGAAGCTCCGTGCGCCTCAAGTGCGCGGCCAGCGGCAACCCTCGACCCGACATCGTGTGGCTAAAGGACGGACGGCCACTGGCCCACGGCGACGAGGAAAACGGGGGTGCGGAGGAGGACAGGAAGAAGAAGTGGACTCTGAGTCTCAAGAGCCTGACGCCGGAGCACAGCGGCAAGTACACGTGTCACGTGTCCAACCGAGCCGGACACATCAACGCAACCTATAAAGTGGAAGTCATAC AACGCACCAACTCCAAGCCCATCCTGACGGGCACTCACCCGGTCAACACGACGGTGGACTACGGCGGCAGCACGTCCTTCCAGTGCAAAGTGCGCAGTGACGTCAAGCCTGTCATCCAGTGGCTCAAGCGGGTGGAGGCCGGCGACGAGAGCAAGTTCAATTCCACGCTCGAG GTGGGGGACCACCGCTATGTGGTCCTGCCCACGGGGGACGTTTGGTCGCGGCCCGACGGCTCGTACCTCAACAAGCTTCTGATCACTCGCGCCAAGAAGGAGGACGCCGGCATGTATATCTGCTTGGGCGCCAACACAATGGGATACAGTTTTAGGAGCGCCTACCTCACCGTGCTGCCAG ATGTGAAGCCCCAAAACAACTTAGTCCTGACCGCCGCCTCGCCCAGCCTGCCCTGGCCCGTCATCATCGGGATACCGGCAGGCGTGGCCTTCGTCCTGGGCACCGCCCTCCTCTGGTTCTGCAAGTCCAAACGCACCTGCCCgtcatcatcctcctcttcatcgTCTTCCTCGCAAACCTCCTCCGCCCTCCCCGTCCCGCAGCGCCTCCCGGTGGCGGGCCGCGAGCGAGCGTGCCCCGGCGCAGACAAGGAGGGCCTGTCCTACGAGGACTATGCGGTCCAGAACCAGAACCAGAACCAGAACCAACCGCTGACTTCCTCCAAGCTGTACCCCAAAATCTACACGCaagacattcacacacacacgcactcacacgtGGACGGTAAAGTGCACCAACACCAGCATATTCACTACCAGTGTTGGCAGCAGAGGGACAAAGGACAGCCATGA
- the fgfrl1a gene encoding fibroblast growth factor receptor-like 1a isoform X1, giving the protein MAGGHIFKKLKTSSKTSVMTSMFFHLLLLESILMCSAARGPPRVSERVSHRQSVRLGRTIKLPCPVEGDPPPLIMWTKGGRNIHSGWTRFRVLQHALRIKEVEADDGGAYICKATNGFGSVSVNYTLIIIDDSRAGSANSEHVPELAGKLVRPRFTQPAKMRKRVIARPVGSSVRLKCAASGNPRPDIVWLKDGRPLAHGDEENGGAEEDRKKKWTLSLKSLTPEHSGKYTCHVSNRAGHINATYKVEVIQRTNSKPILTGTHPVNTTVDYGGSTSFQCKVRSDVKPVIQWLKRVEAGDESKFNSTLEVGDHRYVVLPTGDVWSRPDGSYLNKLLITRAKKEDAGMYICLGANTMGYSFRSAYLTVLPDVKPQNNLVLTAASPSLPWPVIIGIPAGVAFVLGTALLWFCKSKRTCPSSSSSSSSSSQTSSALPVPQRLPVAGRERACPGADKEGLSYEDYAVQNQNQNQNQPLTSSKLYPKIYTQDIHTHTHSHVDGKVHQHQHIHYQCWQQRDKGQP; this is encoded by the exons GTCCCCCCAGGGTGTCGGAGCGCGTGTCCCACCGGCAAAGCGTGCGCCTGGGCCGCACGATCAAACTGCCGTGCCCCGTGGAGGGCGACCCGCCGCCGCTCATTATGTGGACCAAGGGCGGCCGCAACATCCACAGCGGCTGGACGCGCTTCCGGGTGCTGCAGCACGCTCTACGCATCAAGGAGGTGGAGGCGGATGACGGCGGCGCGTACATCTGCAAGGCCACCAACGGATTCGGCAGCGTCAGCGTCAACTACACGCTCATCATCATCG ATGATTCCCGAGCCGGATCTGCCAACTCGGAGCACGTTCCGGAGCTGGCCGGGAAGCTGG TGCGTCCTCGCTTCACTCAGCCAGCCAAGATGAGGAAGCGCGTCATCGCCCGGCCGGTGGGAAGCTCCGTGCGCCTCAAGTGCGCGGCCAGCGGCAACCCTCGACCCGACATCGTGTGGCTAAAGGACGGACGGCCACTGGCCCACGGCGACGAGGAAAACGGGGGTGCGGAGGAGGACAGGAAGAAGAAGTGGACTCTGAGTCTCAAGAGCCTGACGCCGGAGCACAGCGGCAAGTACACGTGTCACGTGTCCAACCGAGCCGGACACATCAACGCAACCTATAAAGTGGAAGTCATAC AACGCACCAACTCCAAGCCCATCCTGACGGGCACTCACCCGGTCAACACGACGGTGGACTACGGCGGCAGCACGTCCTTCCAGTGCAAAGTGCGCAGTGACGTCAAGCCTGTCATCCAGTGGCTCAAGCGGGTGGAGGCCGGCGACGAGAGCAAGTTCAATTCCACGCTCGAG GTGGGGGACCACCGCTATGTGGTCCTGCCCACGGGGGACGTTTGGTCGCGGCCCGACGGCTCGTACCTCAACAAGCTTCTGATCACTCGCGCCAAGAAGGAGGACGCCGGCATGTATATCTGCTTGGGCGCCAACACAATGGGATACAGTTTTAGGAGCGCCTACCTCACCGTGCTGCCAG ATGTGAAGCCCCAAAACAACTTAGTCCTGACCGCCGCCTCGCCCAGCCTGCCCTGGCCCGTCATCATCGGGATACCGGCAGGCGTGGCCTTCGTCCTGGGCACCGCCCTCCTCTGGTTCTGCAAGTCCAAACGCACCTGCCCgtcatcatcctcctcttcatcgTCTTCCTCGCAAACCTCCTCCGCCCTCCCCGTCCCGCAGCGCCTCCCGGTGGCGGGCCGCGAGCGAGCGTGCCCCGGCGCAGACAAGGAGGGCCTGTCCTACGAGGACTATGCGGTCCAGAACCAGAACCAGAACCAGAACCAACCGCTGACTTCCTCCAAGCTGTACCCCAAAATCTACACGCaagacattcacacacacacgcactcacacgtGGACGGTAAAGTGCACCAACACCAGCATATTCACTACCAGTGTTGGCAGCAGAGGGACAAAGGACAGCCATGA
- the rnf212 gene encoding putative E3 SUMO-protein ligase RNF212 isoform X3, with amino-acid sequence MRCLLPQSPEVKALFSNVNSVANKHLSEITKVLMFQAKHSRRLLEYYQKRNEKVEEGWLKMKQEMQQMATKLNEQSAYIAKLEYSLQRLKSSSVSQMSHGSQSLHGQQVLQIPFTSPMPLSRHSSSSNIADNMDVDERLSFFRKPSSVPRLSLISPPHDGRMGKIPHRKSSQMSNHSTYSTTVRRCPRTPTTPNVPFGQTSTWNSPIFQPSQPFRVYPPP; translated from the exons ATGCGGTGTTTGCTACCACAAAG CCCGGAAGTGAAAGCCCTTTTCTCCAACGTTAACAGCGTGGCAAATAAACATTTGTCAGAGATCACAAAA GTTCTAATGTTCCAGGCCAAACATAGTAGAAGATTGCTGGAATACTACCAGAAAAGG aatgaGAAAGTGGAGGAGGGCTGGCTCAAGATGAAGCAGGAAATGCAGCAGATGGCAAC GAAGCTGAATGAACAGAGTGCCTACATCGCCAAACTGGAGTATTCACTTCAACG TTTAAAGTCATCATCGGTGTCCCAGATGAGCCACGGCTCCCAAAGTTTGCATGGACAACAAG TCCTGCAGATCCCATTCACTTCTCCCATGCCACTCTCCAGACATTCCTCATCCAGCAACAT TGCTGACAACATGGATGTGGATGAACGACTGAGTTTTTTCCGGAAA CCTTCAAGTGTCCCCAGATTGTCACTGATTAGTCCTCCACATGACGGGCGCATGG GCAAAATTCCTCATAGGAAGTCCAGCCAAATGTCCAACCACTCCACATACTCAACCACAGTCAG ACGCTGCCCAAGAACACCGACGACGCCCAACGTGCCGTTTGGGCAAACGTCCACTTGGAATTCACCCATCTTCCAACCTTCCCAGCCCTTCAGGGTGTACCCTCCTCCCTAA
- the rnf212 gene encoding putative E3 SUMO-protein ligase RNF212 isoform X1 has translation MSHWVCCNACFLPPSSERRMALTSCGHIVCGVCYHKGKQGKCLICNDKCQVSPLTDQSSPEVKALFSNVNSVANKHLSEITKVLMFQAKHSRRLLEYYQKRNEKVEEGWLKMKQEMQQMATKLNEQSAYIAKLEYSLQRLKSSSVSQMSHGSQSLHGQQVLQIPFTSPMPLSRHSSSSNIADNMDVDERLSFFRKPSSVPRLSLISPPHDGRMGKIPHRKSSQMSNHSTYSTTVRRCPRTPTTPNVPFGQTSTWNSPIFQPSQPFRVYPPP, from the exons ATGTCGCACTGGGTCTGCTGCAACGCTTGCTTTCTTCCGCCCTCATCCGAGCGCCGGATGGCCCTCACCTCGTGCGGTCACATAGTATGCGGTGTTTGCTACCACAAAG GTAAACAAGGCAAGTGTTTGATCTGCAATGACAAATGTCAAGTGTCGCCTCTCACTGACCAA AGCAGCCCGGAAGTGAAAGCCCTTTTCTCCAACGTTAACAGCGTGGCAAATAAACATTTGTCAGAGATCACAAAA GTTCTAATGTTCCAGGCCAAACATAGTAGAAGATTGCTGGAATACTACCAGAAAAGG aatgaGAAAGTGGAGGAGGGCTGGCTCAAGATGAAGCAGGAAATGCAGCAGATGGCAAC GAAGCTGAATGAACAGAGTGCCTACATCGCCAAACTGGAGTATTCACTTCAACG TTTAAAGTCATCATCGGTGTCCCAGATGAGCCACGGCTCCCAAAGTTTGCATGGACAACAAG TCCTGCAGATCCCATTCACTTCTCCCATGCCACTCTCCAGACATTCCTCATCCAGCAACAT TGCTGACAACATGGATGTGGATGAACGACTGAGTTTTTTCCGGAAA CCTTCAAGTGTCCCCAGATTGTCACTGATTAGTCCTCCACATGACGGGCGCATGG GCAAAATTCCTCATAGGAAGTCCAGCCAAATGTCCAACCACTCCACATACTCAACCACAGTCAG ACGCTGCCCAAGAACACCGACGACGCCCAACGTGCCGTTTGGGCAAACGTCCACTTGGAATTCACCCATCTTCCAACCTTCCCAGCCCTTCAGGGTGTACCCTCCTCCCTAA
- the rnf212 gene encoding putative E3 SUMO-protein ligase RNF212 isoform X2: MTNVKCRLSLTNPEVKALFSNVNSVANKHLSEITKVLMFQAKHSRRLLEYYQKRNEKVEEGWLKMKQEMQQMATKLNEQSAYIAKLEYSLQRLKSSSVSQMSHGSQSLHGQQVLQIPFTSPMPLSRHSSSSNIADNMDVDERLSFFRKPSSVPRLSLISPPHDGRMGKIPHRKSSQMSNHSTYSTTVRRCPRTPTTPNVPFGQTSTWNSPIFQPSQPFRVYPPP, translated from the exons ATGACAAATGTCAAGTGTCGCCTCTCACTGACCAA CCCGGAAGTGAAAGCCCTTTTCTCCAACGTTAACAGCGTGGCAAATAAACATTTGTCAGAGATCACAAAA GTTCTAATGTTCCAGGCCAAACATAGTAGAAGATTGCTGGAATACTACCAGAAAAGG aatgaGAAAGTGGAGGAGGGCTGGCTCAAGATGAAGCAGGAAATGCAGCAGATGGCAAC GAAGCTGAATGAACAGAGTGCCTACATCGCCAAACTGGAGTATTCACTTCAACG TTTAAAGTCATCATCGGTGTCCCAGATGAGCCACGGCTCCCAAAGTTTGCATGGACAACAAG TCCTGCAGATCCCATTCACTTCTCCCATGCCACTCTCCAGACATTCCTCATCCAGCAACAT TGCTGACAACATGGATGTGGATGAACGACTGAGTTTTTTCCGGAAA CCTTCAAGTGTCCCCAGATTGTCACTGATTAGTCCTCCACATGACGGGCGCATGG GCAAAATTCCTCATAGGAAGTCCAGCCAAATGTCCAACCACTCCACATACTCAACCACAGTCAG ACGCTGCCCAAGAACACCGACGACGCCCAACGTGCCGTTTGGGCAAACGTCCACTTGGAATTCACCCATCTTCCAACCTTCCCAGCCCTTCAGGGTGTACCCTCCTCCCTAA